The Chroicocephalus ridibundus chromosome 3, bChrRid1.1, whole genome shotgun sequence genome has a segment encoding these proteins:
- the NEK2 gene encoding serine/threonine-protein kinase Nek2: MPGRPDDYEVLLTIGAGSYGRCRKVRRKADGKILVWKELDYGSMTEAEKQMLVSEVNLLRELRHPNIVRYYDRIIDRSSTTLYIVMEYCDGGDLASLIARCTKERHYLEESFILRVLTQLTLALKECHRRSDGAVTVHRDLKPANVFLDGKQNVKLGDFGLARILHHDTSFAKTFVGTPYYMSPEQMNHMSYNEKSDIWSLGCLLYELCALSPPFRAYNQKELAEKIREGKFRRIPYRYSEQLNELLKEMLNVKDYCRPSVEDILQHPLIADLVTEEQRQNSDKRGRRSWDAERLQHSDAAVNELKWKEQQLQEREQAIKERERRLEQRERELCIRERLAEDKLARAENLMRNYNLYKQQRMLACADGPDNAVLPFSTTKKKVHFDGSEENAPPVNLENFPLSKGKCSDLKKRLYAANLRAQALSELEKNYQLKSRQILGMR, translated from the exons ATGCCCGGCCGTCCCGACGACTACGAGGTGCTGCTTACCATCGGCGCCGGCTCCTACGGCAGGTGCCGCAAGGTGCGCCGCAAGGCCGACGGCAAG ATCTTGGTATGGAAAGAGCTCGACTATGGATCGATGACAGAGGCTGAGAAGCAAATGCTTGTTTCGGAAGTGAATTTGCTTCGTGAGCTGAGGCACCCGAATATCGTCCGGTATTACGATCGCATCATCGACAGAAGCAGCACGACCCTGTACATCGTGATGGAGTACTGCGATGGTGGCGACCTGGCGAGCTTAATCGCAAGGTGCACAAAAGAAAG GCATTACTTGGAAGAAAGCTTTATTCTCAGAGTATTGACTCAATTGACATTGGCCTTGAAGGAATGTCACAGACGGAGTGATGGTGCAGTGACTGTGCATCGTGACCTAAAACCAGCAAATGTCTTTCTAGATGGCAAGCAGAACGTGAAACTTGGAGATTTTGGACTGGCTAGAATATTGCACCATGACACGAGCTTTGCCAAAACATTTGTTGGAACGCCATATTATATGTCTCCG GAACAAATGAACCACATGTCATACAATGAAAAATCCGACATCTGGTCTCTAGGATGTCTCCTGTATGAGTTATGTGCTCTCTC ACCTCCATTTAGAGCTTACAACCAAAAGGAGCTGGCAGAAAAGATAAGGGAAGGGAAGTTCAGGCGAATACCATATCGTTACTCAGAGCAGTTGAATGAACTTCTCAAAGAGATGCTGAATGTAAAG GATTATTGCCGACCTTCTGTtgaagatattctgcagcaccccTTGATAGCAGACTTGGTGACAgaagaacaaagacaaaattcTGACAAAAGAGGCCGGAGATCATGGGATGCAGAAAGGCTGCAGCATTCGGATGCTGCAGTGAATGAGCTGAAATGGAAGGAACAACAATTACAGGAGCGAGAACAAGCCATTAAAGAGAGAGAGCGACGTTTGGAGC AGAGAGAACGGGAACTCTGTATCCGAGAGAGACTGGCAGAGGACAAACTTGCTAG AGCAGAAAACTTGATGAGGAACTACAATCTCTACAAACAGCAGAGGATGTTAGCTTGTGCAGATGGTCCAG aTAATGCAGTCCTCCCCTTTTCTACAACCAAGAAGAAAGTACACTTTGATGGAAGTGAAGAGAATGCTCCTCCTGTTAATCTGGAAAACTTTCCCCTTTCTAAAGGGAAATGCTCTGATCTCAAAAAACGCCTATATGCTGCAAATCTACGGGCTCAAGCACTgtctgaactggaaaaaaactaTCAACTAAAGAGCAGACAAATCTTGGGCATGCGCTGA